A window of Pusillimonas sp. DMV24BSW_D genomic DNA:
GACCTTTATCCGCGCCTGGGCCCCACCTGCGAATGGGACACGGCTGCCGCCCACGCGGTACTGGAAGGCGCCGGTGGCGTAGTGCTGGACATACACGGCCAACCTTTGCATTACGGGAAGGCAAATGTGCTGAACCCATGGTTTGTTGCGGCCGCCCGTGGTGAAGATGCCCGTTCAGCGTTACGGTTGAACGCGGCAAATTTACCTTTATCCCAGCCGACAACACAGAAGCCCCATCATGATTGACCTAAGTTACACCGTCGCCGGGGCGTTAACCGGTTTTGTGGTGGGTATTACCGGCGTAGGCGGCGGCGCGTTGATGACCCCTATTCTGGTCTTGTTTTTTGGCGTTGCGCCCACCACCGCCATTGCCACCGACTTATGGTTTGCCGCCATTACCAAACTGGTGGGGGCCCGCATTCACCAGCGATCCGGCACCGTGGACTGGCAAGTGGTACGGCGCCTGTGGTGGGGCAGCTTGCCAGTGGCTCTGGCCGTGGTTACGTGGGTCAGCTTAGGCGCCCAAGTACACAAGTTCGATTGGCTGACCGCCGCCATTGGAGTTGTGGTGGGGATTACCGCCCTGGGCATGCTGGCGGCACCGAAACTGCAAGCCGCCGCCCGCCATCGGCGGCTTGATCACCCTGCGAAATTCAAATCATGGCAGCCGGGCCTTACCATTACCGGCGGCGCGGTGCTGGGTTTATGTGTAGCGCTAACGTCAGTGGGCGCAGGTGCGCTGGGCAGCATTATGCTGTTGTATTTATACCCGTTACGCATGACCCCCCATAAACTGGTGGCCACCGACATTGTGCATGCCATTCCGCTGGCGATTGCAGCCGGCTTGGGCTATTTGTTTGCGGGAATGGTGAACTGGCCCATGCTGCTCAGCCTGCTTATCGGTTCGGTACCCGCCATTGTGCTGGGCAGCCTGCTGGCTGGAAAGTTGCCGGGGCGGGCGATACAAATTGCGCTGGCGATGGTGTTGCTGATTACTGCGGTTAAGTTGCTGGTTTGATTTAATCGCTCTTAAAGAGACACTAAATTAACTCCGATGCGTCTCTTAATCGTCCCGCAGTTGTTGGCAAGCCACCCCTTTCCAGAGCATCGGCAAATTCGGCCGGCGTAGACCCCGGCTTTCTGCGTCGCTGGCGCATACGTTTAAACGCAGCAATTGCATTTACCGGGTCTAAATCCCACTGATTCACGATAAAAGTATCTGGATCGACAGCTTCGAGCTCGAATTCCATCAAAACTGATGCAGGGAAATCTTGCAAATTAGAGGTGACAATACAATCAACATGTCCTGCAATAGCGGCCGAAAGAACATGACGATCATTAGGGTCGGGCAGAACAACGCCATGAAATAATTGCGACCATGCAGATTCCGGTATTTCCCAATCAGGGACCGCTTCACGCATGGCATCGCGGCGAACATTCAGTTTTCCGACAAGATCAGGTCGATTTCGTTCGATAGCTCTAACCCATTCATCTTCAATTCTTGTTGTCCACTTCGCGGCGAAGAACCCAGCCGTTGCCAGACTCATTAAGGAATCAGCCATTGCTAATGGATACAAAACACAAGCATCTAACAATGCGGTGTAACGAACGTGGCCCGCCATTAGTAATCTAAACCAAGTTCACGGGCATTTTCCGCCATTTTCTTTAGAGCATTTGCTTGTCGGGCACGCATATTTCGACCGTACTCAACCAAATCGTCCAACGCAATTCGTCGATGCGAACCAACCTTCCGATACGGCAACCTGCCGGCCTCTATTTCTTTAATAACGAAAGGCCGCGAAACATTCAAAAAATTAGCTGCCTCAACCGTTGTGAACTCTTGATCTGTTGGCATCAAGACAACAGGACGACCCTCACTCATTACCCCTAACAGTTGACCAATCAATTTTAATGCAGCAGGCGGCACCTCAACCGTTGGATGTTCCCCCTTATCCGTCGTTAATGTAATTGACGCCGCTCTTGAATGATCAAGCGCGGCCATAATGCACCGCTGAGCAACTCGCACCATTTCTTTGTCTTTAGGGCTCAGCGGCGGCGAAACCTCACGAACCCTGTCAATAGCACGCATATGTTTCTCCTTGCATACTTATCCATAACCCACAGGCCAGAAAGAAATCGGACCCCAAACTCAATAATACACTAAGTGAAATAAATGAAATAAACGAAACAAATTACCATTTGATTTCTACATTTTGTATTGTTTCAAAAACACATAAACAAATAACCTGCGCGGGAATAAGAATATAACCAGCGCAAAAATATAAACATAACGATTCAATTGTTTGGTTGGGCGCCAACGGTTCCTAGAATGAAAGCACTTTCATGGAATCAGCCCAACTTATGTTATCGACTTCTTTGCTTTCCACCGCACAGCGCAGCCAGGTGGACGACTTAACAACCGATCTGGATCCCAATGCGCTGACATGGCTTTCCGGCTACTTTGCCGGGATTGCGCAGGAGCGCGGCAAGCAAGGGCACGTTAGTGCAGATCCCGTCACACCCGAGCTTGCGCCCGCCGCGGCGCAACCGGAAGCGAAAAACGCACTTACCGTCACCGTACTGTTCGGCAGCCAAACCGGTAACGCGCAGCGTCAGGCTGAACAGTTGGCCGCCGACCTGCAAACAGCCGGGCTCACGGTCAACCTGGTGCGGGCCGATCAATACAACGTGCGCGATCTGAAAAATGAACGCTTGCTGTATGTGGTTATAAGCACACAGGGCGACGGCGATCCACCGGACGACTCAATGGGGTTTGTTGAATTTCTGAACGGTCGTCGTGCACCGAAACTGCCCGAACTGCATTATGCCGTGCTCGGGCTGGGTGATTCCAGCTACCCCGAGTTCTGCGGCATTGCCAAAACGCTTGACGCCCGTTTCGATGAATTGGGTGCGCAGCGTTTGCAAGCCGTGGGTACGGCCGACCTGGACATTGAAACCATTAGCGACCCGTGGCGTGAAAGCGCGGTAAAACATGCGCGAGAACAAGCCGGCAACGATTTGGCGCCAAGCAGGGACACGCTGAACGAGCGTGCTATCGGCGGCAGCGGCACTGGGGCCACCGTTACTCCGCTGCATCCGGTTCCACGCACTGCCGCCTATTCCCGAAATCATCCTTTCCAGGCGGAACTGTTATTGAATCAGCCTGTTGTTGGGCGCGGTAGTGTGAAAGACATTCGCCATATTGAGTTATCGCTGGAAGGCAGCGGGCTGCATTACGAACCCGGCGATGCATTGGGCATCTGGCCCAAACAGGATCCCGCATTGGTTCAGGCGGTGTTGCAGGCTACAGGACTGAAAGGCGAGGAAGCCGTCACGTTGGGGGATGACACCCGCTCCGTGTACGACTGGTTGCGTCAACACCGTGAGCTGACCGTATTAACGCGCCCCTTCCTGGAGGCGCATGCAGGCAAACAGCAAAATACCTCCGAGAGTCTTGGTTTAAGCGAGCTGCTGGCACCGGAAAACAGCGCCAACCTGCGCGCCTGGCTCACCTCCAACCAACTATTGGATGTGTTGCAAGCATTCCCGGCGCAATGGACGGCGCAGGATTTCATTCAAGCCCTCCGGCCGCTCACGCCCCGCTTATATTCCATTGCCTCGGCGCAATCGGTGGTGGATGAAGAAGTGCATTTAACCGTTGCCAATGTCGCTTACGACACGAACGGAGAACCGCGCTGGGGTGTCACCACTCGTTTCCTGAACCAGATTGAGGAAGGCGAATCGGTGCCGTTGTTTATAGAAAAGAACGAGCGCTTCCGCCTACCGGCCGATTCGCAACGCGACATCATCATGATTGGACCGGGAACCGGTGTGGCGCCCTTCCGCGCGTTTATACAGGCTCGCACCGAGGCGGGTGCCACCGGACGCAACTGGCTGTTCTTCGGCAACCCGCATTTTCAAACCGACTTCCTGTACCAAACGGAATGGCAGCAGGCCGTTGCCAAGGGTGAACTGCACCGGCTTGATCTGGCCTTTTCCCGCGACCAGGCCCAGCGCATCTATGTACAAGACCGCTTGCGCGAACACGCTGCCGATGTGTATGACTGGATTGAAAACGGCGCCCATGTATATGTGTGCGGCGACGCCACGCGGATGGCCAAAGATGTACATCAAACATTGCTGGACATTGCCCGCGAGCAGGGCGGTCGCACGCAAGAGCAGGCATCGGAATGGCTGAACAACCTGGCCGCCCAGGGCCGCTACGCACGCGATGTTTATTAATCAACCGCGCAGCGTTCGCAACGTCAACGTAAATACAGATTGGACTCAAGAATCATGACCGCCCCTTTATCACCGCTGGAACAACTGAAGGCCGATAGCCGGCTCCTGCGTGGCACTATTCAAGAAGGCCTGGCCGACCCATTAACGGGCGCCATTTCGGAAGACGACAACAAACTGTTGAAGTTTCACGGCAGCTATCAGCAAGACGACCGCGATTTGCGCGACGAGCGCCGTAAACAAAAACTGGAGCCGGCGTATTCGTTCATGATTCGTGCGCGTCTGGCGGGCGGTGTGGTGTCACCCACCCAATGGCTGGCTTTTGACGACCTGGCGCGCCAGTACGCCGGCCGCGGTTTGCGCATTACGACCCGGCAAACTTTTCAATGGCATGGCGTCATAAAACGCAACTTGAAGCCCACTTTGCGTGCAATTAACGATGCGTTGGCCACCACCATAGCGGCTTGCGGCGACGTCAACCGGCAAGTGGTGTGCTCGGTTAACCCATGGCTGTCAAACACGCACGCTGAAATTGCGCAATGGGCGCAAAAGCTATCGGACCATTTTCTACCGAAAACCCGGGCCTACCACGAGATATGGCTGGACGGCGAAAAGGTGGAGTTTAATGCCGACGAACCCGAAGCGGAACCGCTTTACGGCCCCACTTACTTGCCACGCAAATTCAAAATTGGTATTGCCGTGCCGCCCTTCAACGACGTCGATGTCTTCGCGCAAGACGTCGGCCTGATTGCCATTGTGAGCGACGGCAAGCTGGAAGGCTTTAACCTGAGTATTGGCGGCGGCATGGGTGCTTCGCATGGCGACGCCACCACCTACCCTCGCGTAGGTAGCGTCGTGGGGTTTGTGACGCAGGAACAGGTGATTGCCGCCGTGGAATCGGTGATGATTCTGCAACGCGACCTGGGCAACCGCGATGAGCGCCGCTACGCGCGCCTGAAGTACACCATCGACCGCATTGGCCTGACGGCGTTTGTGGAAAAACTGCAGGCCCTGGCTGGGTTCACGCTAGCCCCTGCGCGCGAATTCACGTTTCAAAGTAATCACGATCACTACGGTTGGTTCAAGGGTGACAACGATTTGTGGCACCTGGGTTTGCATGTGGAGTCAGGACGGTTGTGGGATGCCGATCCGTTATCGCGCAATGCGCTTGAGCCCGATACCCAACAGCGTTTATGGCAAACAGGTTTGCGCGAAATAGCCAAAACTCACGAGGGAGACTTCCTGCTCACGTGCAACCAGAACGTGGTCATTGCCAACGTGAAAAGCGCCGACCGCAAACGCATCAACGCTTTGATTAAAAAATACGGCCTGAACACCGGTGAAACATTCAGTGCCTTACGCCAACACAGTATTGCCTGCGTGGCCTTGCCCACCTGCGGCCTGGCAATGGCGGAAAGCGAACGCTATTTGCCCGAGCTACTGCCCAAGATGGAGGCTTTGCTAGACAAGCATGGCTTGCGCAACACGCCCATTACGCTGCGCCTGTCGGGCTGCCCAAATGGTTGCTCTCGGCCTTATTTGGCTGAAATTGCTTTGGTAGGTCGCGCGCCCGGCCGCTACGATTTGCGCCTGGGGGCCAATGCCGAAGGCAGCCGACTGAACCGCATTTATGCTGAAAACATCGACGAGCCCCAAATTCTGGCTACGCTGGATGAGCTGCTGGGTCGCTATGCTGCTGAACGCACATCTAACGAAGGTTTCGGTGACTTCATTGTACGAACTCAAGAGGTCCCGGCATGAGCGATAACCCGAAACTATTTCCGGTCTTCATGAATCTGGTCGGCAAGAAGGTATTGGTCGTGGGTGCGGGTGAAGTGGCCGCGCGCAAGATACGCCTGCTGCTTGGAACCGATGCCGAGATTCATATCGGGGCGATTCATTTCAGCGAAACGGTGCTGACATTAACGCAAGCGGGTACTGAGGCACACTTCACCTTACATCAAGGGCCGTATCAAACCGAATGGCTGAATGACGCCTGGTTGGTGATCGCCGCCACGCAAGACCGCGAGCTGAATGAACGCATTGCCTGCGAGGCTGAGCAACGACGTATTCCAGTCAACGTTGTCGACACCCGTGAACTCTGCGCCTTTCAGGTACCGGCCATGGTGGAGCGAGGCGATTTAAAAGTCGCGATCTCATCCGGCGGCCATGCGCCCGTCATTGCCCGACGCATACGCGAACGCATTGAAACCTTGCTCGACCCCAGCCTGAGCACTCTGTTGGCCATGACTGAACGCTATCGCCCGGCCATTCGCCGCGCCCGCCCGTCACTGCCGCAAAGGCGGCAGTTCTATAACTGGTTGCTCGACGGCCCGGTAAGCCATGAACTGCGTTCGGGCAACCTGGCGCAAGCCGAATTTATGTTGTTGTCGGCATTGAAACAGGCGCAAGAGCCCGCCCAAGGCCTCGTGACACTGGTAGGTGCCGGCCCCGGCGACCCCGGTTTGCTGACCTTGAACGCCCAACGCGCGCTGAATGAAGCCGATGTCATTCTGCACGACCGCTTGGTGGGGGCCGATATTCTGGCGCTGGCCCGCCGCGACGCGCAGTGCATTTCCGTCGGAAAGAAAGCCGGCGAGAACCAGGATGCGACACAAAATCGTATTCACACCCTAATGAAGCACTACGCCGAACAAGGCCTGCACGTGGTGCGCCTGAAAGGCGGTGACCCCTTTATATTCGGTCGCGGCGGAGAAGAACTGCAGTTTCTGCGCGAACACGATATCGCCTACCGCGTCGTGCCGGGTTTAACGGCTGCGCTGGCCGGTGCTGCCTACGCCGGCATTCCTTTAACCCATCGCGATCACGCCCAATCGGTTCGGCTGCTAACCGCCCATCGCCGCCCAGGGCAAGATATTGAAAACTGGCCTGCTTTGACCCAGCCTGGCCAAACGCTGGTGTTCTACATGGGGGTGAAGCAAATCGCAGCGCTGCAAACGCAATTGCTGCAACACGGGCAGTCTCCCGACACCGCCGTCGCTTTTATTGAAAACGCCACGCTGAAAACACAACGCGTCATACAGGCACGCGTTGCAAACATGGCGGAACAGGCCGGCGAATACAACCTGCAATCGCCCGCACTGATTGTGGTGGGTGATGTCGTTGCGCTTGGAAAAGACCTGGCATGGTTTCAATCGATCATGAACCAAGATACCCCTGAACACGCAACCGCTAAACTTAATTAAATTGGAGCACCTTTCATGTACGACACCATGACCCTTGACTCTCCAGAACAACTTGAATCCTGGTCCGCCGCGGAGCGTGTTCACTGGGCCCTGGAAAACCTGCCCGGCCAGTTCATCCTGACCTCCAGCTTCGGTATTCAATCGGCCGTTCTGCTGCATTTGGTTAAACAGATTCGGCCCGAGATGCCCGTGCTGTTTATCGACACCGGTTACCTTTTCCCCGAAACCTACCAGTTCGCCAAAACCTTAACCGAGCGCCTGAAACTGAATCTGAAAGTGGTGGCGCCGGCCTGGACACCGGCCCGCCTGGAAAGCGTTTACGGCAAGCTATGGGAAAACGGTGTGGAAGGGCTGGACCACTACAACCGCCTGATGAAAGTCGAACCCATGGAACGGGCCTTGAATGACTTGAACGTAGGCACCTGGTTCGCCGGCCTGCGCCGCGAGCAAGCCAAATCACGCGCCGACCGGCCAGTGGTGGAACAGCGCAAAGACGGCCGCTACAAAGTTTACCCGTTAATCGACTGGACCAACCGCGATATTCATCGTTACCTGACTGAACACGACTTGCCCTACCACCCGTTGTGGGAAAAAGGCTATGTGTCGGTAGGCGACTGGCACACCAGCGTTCCCCTTACGGGCGACATGACCGAAGAGGAAACGCGGTTCTTTGGATTAAAGCGGGAGTGCGGGTTGCATGATTGAGGGGTGCAGTTAAGCGACCGCTTCCCCGGTTAGCGCTTCATAACGGGCTATAAAGCCCGGATCGCGCTCTTTCAAGTCTTCATGGCTGACACGTCCGGTTCGGCGCATATAGTCGTAGGCAAAAACCACCGGATCCAGATGCATTTTCCGATCAACCGACTCATACCAATCCAGGCTTCTTGCCGCTGCCGTTTGAAAGTTGGCTGACGAAGTACGACGCAATTTTTCGAAGTGAGTGAAAGCAGCCGGCAAATCTTTCCCGTGTAAATTCACGGCCTCATATAACGCAATGGCATCCTGCATGGCCATGCGAGTACCCGACCCCAAAGAAAAATGCACGGTTCGCAAGGCATCACCCAGCAGCACAATATTCTTGTAAGACCAATTTTCGTTGCTGACGATATTGGCAGAAAACCACGTTGAACGGTTGGATAGCAAGCCGTTGCTGCCCAAATCCCTGGCAAATACCTGCTCGCAAAAACGCTGGCTATCTTCATCCGACATGGTATCGAGCCCGGCCCGCTTCCAGGTATCAGGGTCCACCTCAATCAGGAAGGTGCTTAAATCCTTACTGTACTGATAACAATGTGCAATAAAGACCCCGTACTCCGTTTCCCGAAAGATTAATGAAACCGCGTGGAATAGTTGGCGTGTGCCATACCAGGCAAATTTGTTTCGTCGCTTTTCAAAATGCGGTTTGAAATGTTGGGCCAACTGGGTTCGAACGCCACTGTTTGCGCCGTCGGCACCCACAATTAAATCGGCCTCGTTCAATAAACCAATATCATCAACCCGCGAATCGAACTTAAAATTAACCCCAACCGACTTGCACTCGTCTTGCAAAACCTTAAGCAAGTCGATACGAGAGGCGCGCGAAAAGTGGTTGTTGCGCAGTTGGACATGCACGTCTTTATGCACCACTTCCATATAGTCACAGCGTTCATGGCTTGCTGTGAACTTCTTATAAAATTCTGCATCGGCCTGCTTCAAAAAGCTTAAAGCAACATCGGAAAAAACGACGCCCCAACCGTACGTTGCCCCTGCCGGGTTCTGTTCATATACGGTAATGTCGTGACTTGCATCGCGCTTTTTCATCAACAACGAAAAATACATACCAGCGGGTCCGCCGCCCACAACTGCAATCTTCATAAAAACCCTCTCAATCAAACGCCCACATAACGCTGAACGCGTTGCGTATCGGCCATTAGCATTTCTGTGTCGCCTTGCCAGGCAATACGGCCCTTTTCAATCATGTAATGCCTGTCAGCCAACTTCGACAACGCCTTTACATCTTTATCGACTACCAGAATCGATTGCCCGGTGCTTTTTACCTGCGCCAGCGTCTGCCAAATCTCCTGTCGAATCTTGGGCGCCAACCCTTCCGTCGCCTCGTCAAGAATCAACAACTTGGGATTCGTCATGAGTGCGCGGCCAATCGCCAACATTTGCTGTTCACCGCCCGACAATTGGCCACCGCCGTTAAAGCGTCGTTCACGCAGTCGCGGGAACAATTCATACACGGAGTCCAACGTCCAGCTATGGTTTAAACCTTTGCGCTTAACCGCCGTGGCAACCAGATTTTCTTCAACACTCAAACTGGGAAAGATCAACCGCCCTTCGGGCACCCACCCCAAACCCATGGCGGCAATACGATGCATGGCCATGCCGCGCGTTAAACGCGAATTAAAATGGATCTCGCCCTTGCGCACCGTGAGCATGCCCATAATGGTGCGAATCAATGTTGTTTTCCCCATGCCGTTTTTGCCCATGAGCGAAACAACTTCGCCTTCACCAATCGTTAAGGACACATCGAACAGCACTTGTCCGCGACCATACCCGCTGTCAACCTCCGTCACAGACAACATCGCTTTTGATCGCGCTTGCGGATTATTCATCGTTATCCCCCAGGTAAGCACGCTGCACTACCTCGCTTTCGCGTACTTCATCAACCGAACCACTAAATACAACGCGGCCGGATACCAAAACGGAAATGCGGTCCGCCAGGGAAAACACAGCATCCATATCGTGCTCAATCAGGAGCAGCCCATAATGCTGTTTAAGCTCGGCCAATAGTTGAACCATTTGCTGGGACTCCGTCGGCCCCAAGCCCGCCATTGGTTCATCGAGAACGAGCAACTGCGGGTTAGCCGCCAATGCCATGGCCAGTTCAAGTTGCCTTAACTCACCGTGCGCAAGTTCAGCGCATGGGCCGTCACCCGTTTGTGCCAAGCCTACTTTGGCCAACCATTCAGACGCCTGCTTCTGCGCTGCCTCGTACCGATGCGCCGCTTTCCAGAAATGAAAGCCAAGCCCGGCACGTGCGCGAACCACAAGCGCAACATTTTCAAGTGCGCTTAATGTGGGGAACACGCTGGTAATCTGAAACGAGCGCCCCAGACCCAATTGAGCACGTTCAGCGGTGGTCAGGCCTGTAATATCCTTGCCTTCGAAATAAATGCGCCCGGAATCCGACGGCACCAGACCTGACAATTGCCCAACCAAGGTGGTTTTCCCTGCACCGTTGGGCCCAATCAAAGCGTGAATTTCACCTTTTTCAACGGTTAACGAAACATCATCGGTAACAGTTAAAGCACCATAAGATTTCTTCAGGTTCTTAATTTCAAGTAATGGTGTCGTATCCATCAGTGGCCTCCCGAAGCCGCCCGATCTGCCGACAATTCGGCACTTCGCGTGCGGGAAAACAAACCATAGATTCCGTTCTTCAGGAACAACACCCGAAACACAATCAAGGGGCCGAAAATCAGCATCCAATGCTCGGTCAAGTCGGACAGCATATGCTCAAAGCCCACGAAGACAGCGGCACCCAGAATAGGCCCCACCAACGTACCCACTGAGCCCAGAATCACCATCACCAGCAACTCACCGGATACCAGCCAATTCACATAACCAGGAGCAATGTATGACGTTAAATTCGCCATGAGCGCCCCAGCCAGGGTTGCCACCGCGCCCGACACAACAAACATCACCAGCTTGTAGGGATAAGGGTCTACCCCCACGGCATGAACACGCGTTTCGTTATCACGCGTGGCCACCGCGATACGCCCAAAAGGCGAGTTCACCAAACGTCGGCTAAGGTAAAGGCATGCCAGCAAAACAACCAAACTGGCATAGAACAACGTAATGGCGTTCGACAGTGCAACACTGGGAAGAAGCGTACTTGCGGTCTCAAGGGGAAAGCCGTCGTCGCCGCCGTAAGCACGCAGACTTTGCGCGCCATAGAACACCATCTGTGCAAAAGCCAGCGTAATGAAAATAAAGTACAAACCGCTGCAACGCAAAGAAATAAAGCCCACGAACAAGGCGAACAAAGCGCCCAGTAGCATGGCTAAAGGCCATACGATCCAAACCGATGCATAGCCCATTGAAGCCATGATGCCCACGGTATAGGCACCAATAGCCATGAACGCCGCATGCCCGAAACTGACCAGGCCTAAATAACCCACCAGAAGGTCGAGGCTTAATGCCGCAATGGCAAAAATCAACATTCGGGTCACCAGCTTGATGTAGTACGTTTCACCCGAAAAAGGCAACAACACCACCAGCGCGAATAGCAACCAAAGAATCCAGCTTCGCCTGAATGCAGTATTGAATATTTTGCTCATGAGTGGCCTCCCCGCGTGGTGAAAAGCCCCGCAGGGCGGTAATACAAAACGGCCGCCATCAATATGTACACCAGCATGTTGGCCAAGGCATTGCCTGCAGCACCAAACCATTGCGGTGCGAAAATGCGGCCAAACGTGTCAAGCAGACCCACTAGCAACGACGCCACCAAAGCCCCTTTCAACGACCCAAAGCCACCAATGCACACAACGGTTAACGTTAAGATAAGAATGGGATCACCTACCCCCGGCTGCATGGCGATAAGCGGGCCCGACATCATGCCGGCCAAGGCAGCCAGAAGCGCTGCCAGCGCAAACACAAGTGTGTACAGCACCGTTACGTTTACTCCCAGGCCTGCCACCATAGTACGGTTGTCGGCGCCTGCACGAACCAACATGCCAAAACGGGTTTTGGCAACCAGCCACATCAGGATCAGCCCAGCCAAAATCGCCACCCCGGTAATCGCCAGCCGATAAACCGGGTAAGGAAAACCGAGCATTTCAGTATGGCCGTCAAGTATGTCGGGGATGCTCACAAATACCGGCGCACGCCCCCAAATCACGACAATGAGCTCGTTCAGCGTTAACGTCACGCCGAACGTTGCCAGCAGTTGATCCAAATGCCCGCGCCGGTATAGGGGACGAACAATCAATATCTCGATAACGGC
This region includes:
- a CDS encoding sulfite exporter TauE/SafE family protein, coding for MIDLSYTVAGALTGFVVGITGVGGGALMTPILVLFFGVAPTTAIATDLWFAAITKLVGARIHQRSGTVDWQVVRRLWWGSLPVALAVVTWVSLGAQVHKFDWLTAAIGVVVGITALGMLAAPKLQAAARHRRLDHPAKFKSWQPGLTITGGAVLGLCVALTSVGAGALGSIMLLYLYPLRMTPHKLVATDIVHAIPLAIAAGLGYLFAGMVNWPMLLSLLIGSVPAIVLGSLLAGKLPGRAIQIALAMVLLITAVKLLV
- a CDS encoding PIN domain-containing protein; protein product: MAGHVRYTALLDACVLYPLAMADSLMSLATAGFFAAKWTTRIEDEWVRAIERNRPDLVGKLNVRRDAMREAVPDWEIPESAWSQLFHGVVLPDPNDRHVLSAAIAGHVDCIVTSNLQDFPASVLMEFELEAVDPDTFIVNQWDLDPVNAIAAFKRMRQRRRKPGSTPAEFADALERGGLPTTAGRLRDASELI
- a CDS encoding helix-turn-helix domain-containing protein, with product MRAIDRVREVSPPLSPKDKEMVRVAQRCIMAALDHSRAASITLTTDKGEHPTVEVPPAALKLIGQLLGVMSEGRPVVLMPTDQEFTTVEAANFLNVSRPFVIKEIEAGRLPYRKVGSHRRIALDDLVEYGRNMRARQANALKKMAENARELGLDY
- a CDS encoding assimilatory sulfite reductase (NADPH) flavoprotein subunit produces the protein MESAQLMLSTSLLSTAQRSQVDDLTTDLDPNALTWLSGYFAGIAQERGKQGHVSADPVTPELAPAAAQPEAKNALTVTVLFGSQTGNAQRQAEQLAADLQTAGLTVNLVRADQYNVRDLKNERLLYVVISTQGDGDPPDDSMGFVEFLNGRRAPKLPELHYAVLGLGDSSYPEFCGIAKTLDARFDELGAQRLQAVGTADLDIETISDPWRESAVKHAREQAGNDLAPSRDTLNERAIGGSGTGATVTPLHPVPRTAAYSRNHPFQAELLLNQPVVGRGSVKDIRHIELSLEGSGLHYEPGDALGIWPKQDPALVQAVLQATGLKGEEAVTLGDDTRSVYDWLRQHRELTVLTRPFLEAHAGKQQNTSESLGLSELLAPENSANLRAWLTSNQLLDVLQAFPAQWTAQDFIQALRPLTPRLYSIASAQSVVDEEVHLTVANVAYDTNGEPRWGVTTRFLNQIEEGESVPLFIEKNERFRLPADSQRDIIMIGPGTGVAPFRAFIQARTEAGATGRNWLFFGNPHFQTDFLYQTEWQQAVAKGELHRLDLAFSRDQAQRIYVQDRLREHAADVYDWIENGAHVYVCGDATRMAKDVHQTLLDIAREQGGRTQEQASEWLNNLAAQGRYARDVY
- the cysI gene encoding assimilatory sulfite reductase (NADPH) hemoprotein subunit, with the protein product MTAPLSPLEQLKADSRLLRGTIQEGLADPLTGAISEDDNKLLKFHGSYQQDDRDLRDERRKQKLEPAYSFMIRARLAGGVVSPTQWLAFDDLARQYAGRGLRITTRQTFQWHGVIKRNLKPTLRAINDALATTIAACGDVNRQVVCSVNPWLSNTHAEIAQWAQKLSDHFLPKTRAYHEIWLDGEKVEFNADEPEAEPLYGPTYLPRKFKIGIAVPPFNDVDVFAQDVGLIAIVSDGKLEGFNLSIGGGMGASHGDATTYPRVGSVVGFVTQEQVIAAVESVMILQRDLGNRDERRYARLKYTIDRIGLTAFVEKLQALAGFTLAPAREFTFQSNHDHYGWFKGDNDLWHLGLHVESGRLWDADPLSRNALEPDTQQRLWQTGLREIAKTHEGDFLLTCNQNVVIANVKSADRKRINALIKKYGLNTGETFSALRQHSIACVALPTCGLAMAESERYLPELLPKMEALLDKHGLRNTPITLRLSGCPNGCSRPYLAEIALVGRAPGRYDLRLGANAEGSRLNRIYAENIDEPQILATLDELLGRYAAERTSNEGFGDFIVRTQEVPA
- the cysG gene encoding siroheme synthase CysG; its protein translation is MSDNPKLFPVFMNLVGKKVLVVGAGEVAARKIRLLLGTDAEIHIGAIHFSETVLTLTQAGTEAHFTLHQGPYQTEWLNDAWLVIAATQDRELNERIACEAEQRRIPVNVVDTRELCAFQVPAMVERGDLKVAISSGGHAPVIARRIRERIETLLDPSLSTLLAMTERYRPAIRRARPSLPQRRQFYNWLLDGPVSHELRSGNLAQAEFMLLSALKQAQEPAQGLVTLVGAGPGDPGLLTLNAQRALNEADVILHDRLVGADILALARRDAQCISVGKKAGENQDATQNRIHTLMKHYAEQGLHVVRLKGGDPFIFGRGGEELQFLREHDIAYRVVPGLTAALAGAAYAGIPLTHRDHAQSVRLLTAHRRPGQDIENWPALTQPGQTLVFYMGVKQIAALQTQLLQHGQSPDTAVAFIENATLKTQRVIQARVANMAEQAGEYNLQSPALIVVGDVVALGKDLAWFQSIMNQDTPEHATAKLN
- a CDS encoding phosphoadenylyl-sulfate reductase, which gives rise to MYDTMTLDSPEQLESWSAAERVHWALENLPGQFILTSSFGIQSAVLLHLVKQIRPEMPVLFIDTGYLFPETYQFAKTLTERLKLNLKVVAPAWTPARLESVYGKLWENGVEGLDHYNRLMKVEPMERALNDLNVGTWFAGLRREQAKSRADRPVVEQRKDGRYKVYPLIDWTNRDIHRYLTEHDLPYHPLWEKGYVSVGDWHTSVPLTGDMTEEETRFFGLKRECGLHD
- a CDS encoding FAD-dependent monooxygenase; amino-acid sequence: MKIAVVGGGPAGMYFSLLMKKRDASHDITVYEQNPAGATYGWGVVFSDVALSFLKQADAEFYKKFTASHERCDYMEVVHKDVHVQLRNNHFSRASRIDLLKVLQDECKSVGVNFKFDSRVDDIGLLNEADLIVGADGANSGVRTQLAQHFKPHFEKRRNKFAWYGTRQLFHAVSLIFRETEYGVFIAHCYQYSKDLSTFLIEVDPDTWKRAGLDTMSDEDSQRFCEQVFARDLGSNGLLSNRSTWFSANIVSNENWSYKNIVLLGDALRTVHFSLGSGTRMAMQDAIALYEAVNLHGKDLPAAFTHFEKLRRTSSANFQTAAARSLDWYESVDRKMHLDPVVFAYDYMRRTGRVSHEDLKERDPGFIARYEALTGEAVA